In Methanobacterium sp., the genomic stretch ATATCCCGGCCTTCCTGAAAGCATCTGCGACGGAGAAGAAGAAGTACGTAAAAGAGTTAGAGAAATACTTCGTGCTGGAGCCGATTTCATCAAGGTAATGGTTACTGGCGGAGTTATGAGCGCGAACGATGGCCCAGAACATACGCAATTCACAGTTGAAGAATTAAAAGTCATGGTTCAAGAAGGAAAGTTTCATGATAATGTTAAAGTAATGGCCCATGGACATGGGGCTGAAGGTATTAAAAATGCCCTTAAAGCAGGTGTTTACTCCATAGAGCACGGTACTTATCTGGATGATGAAGCAATCCAGATGATGGTTGATCAGGGAACCTATCTTATTCCAACATGTGTGGTTATAAAATACAACAAAAAATTCGCAGAATCAGGGGATTTACCTGAATACAGCAGGGAACAGGCCATTGAAATTGTAGATGTACACGATAAAAACATTAGAAAGGCCCATGAAGCTGGTGTTCGAATTGTTATGGGTACAGATTGCGGGGTTGTACCTCATGGACTTAATTTAGAAGAATTAGGATTTTTATGCGATATTGGAATGAGTCCGGAAGAAGCAATTATGGCCGGGACAAAAAATGCTGCAGAATGCCTCAAAGCCGATGATAAGATCGGTACTATTGAAAAAGGTAAATTAGCAGACATCATAATCAGTAAAAAAGATCCAATTGCCCATATTAAATCTCTTGGAAATCCAGATAATGTTGTGCTGGTAATGAAAGAAGGTAAAATCCTTAAAGACCTTAGAACTTAAAAGATACGAGGGAAGACAATGGCAAATAAGGCCAAAAAAGCCGAAATCAAAGTTTCAGGGATGAGCTGTGCTACATGTGCTTTGAATATTGAGAAAAGCCTGAAAAACGTTGAGGGCGTGGATGAAGCAAAGGTAAATTTTGGAACCGAACGGGCAACAGTAGAATACAATCCAGAAAAAGTTAAACTCTCTGAACTCGAAAATGCCGTGGAAACTGCAGGTTATGGAGTTATAAATGAAAAAGTCGTTATTAAAATTGGTGGAATGACCTGTGCAATGTGTGTAAAAGCCATTGAAGATGGACTTGGAAGGCTTGATGGAATCAGCAGCGTAAATGTTAATTTAAGTTCCGAAAAAGCTTATGTTAATTACAATCCAAGAATGGTAACTGTTGAAGACATGAAAAACACCATTGAAGACATTGGATACCAGTATCTTGGAATTGAAGGAGAGGAAACAGAAGATCTGGAAGAAAAAGTGCGAATTCAGGACCTAAAGGATAAAAGAAACAGGATGATTGTGGGATTTGGTGTTTCTATTCCTCTTCTGTTAATTATGTTTTTCAATGTTCCTCTTCCGATCCATATGCCTTATTTCATGCTTATAGTTTCAATTATACCATTTATTTACGTTAGTTATCCAATATTCACCGCTGCTTATCGTGCGATTAAAAATAGGGCCTTAAACATGGACGTAATGTATTCAATGGGAATTGGGGTTGCATTTGCTTCCAGCATCCTTGGAACATTCAACATAGTACTTACACCAGAATTCATGTTTTATGAAACTGCTTTAATGCTTGCAGCGTTCTTAACACTGGGCCGATACCTTGAAACACGGGCAATTGGCCGTACATCAACTGCAATTAAAAAATTAGTGGGATTACAGCCAAAAACAGCTGCTGTTATTCGTGAAAATAGAGAAACTGAAATTCCAATTGAAGATGTACAGATAGATGATATTGTTATTGTAAAACCCGGTGAAAAAATTCCTACAGACGGCGAAGTCATTGAAGGGGAAAGTTATGTTGATGAATCTGTAATTACTGGTGAATCTATTCCAGTCATCAAAAATAAGGGTAAATCAGTTATTGGTGGAACTTTTAATCAGAATGGAGTCCTAAAATTTAAAACCACAAAAGTTGGGAAAGATACAGTGCTTTCCCAAATAATTAAACTTGTTGAGGATGCTCAGGGTTCAAGGCCTCCTGTTGAGCGTATTGCTGATAAGGCTGTTACTTATTTCATTCCAACAGTTCTAACCATTGCAATTATTGCTTTTTCAATCTGGTATTTTGTTTATGGAAGTACTTTGCTTCTTGCTTTAACTGTTTTGATTTCTATTCTGGTAATTGCATGTCCATGTGCTCTTGGGCTTGCAACCCCAACTGCAGTGACAGTTGGTATTGGAAGAGGTGCAGAGCTGGGTATTTTAATAAAAGACGGATCAGCACTTGAAACTTCCGAAAAGATCACATCAATATTATTTGATAAAACAGGGACACTTACAAAAGGAAAACCAGAAGTTACAGACATTATAAGTGCAGGATCTGAATCTGCAAATCTATTAAAATATACTGCAAGTGTTGAAAGGAATTCACAACATCCCCTTGCTAAGGCAATTGTTAAAAAAGCTCAGGAAGAAGGAATTAATCCTTTAGAAGGTAAAAATTTCGACACTTTGGGGGGAAAAGGCGTATTTGGAACAATTGATGGGCAGAAAATCCTTGTGGGAAACAGGGCACTTCTTAAGGATAAAAACATAGAAATTACCGATGAAGAGGAGGCTCAAATACTGAAACTTGAAAACGAAGGGAAAACCGCCATTCTCGTAGCAATCAATAACCAGTTTAGCGGTATAATTGCTGTTGCTGACACACTAAAAGAAACAACAAAATCTGCAATTGATGAACTTAAAAAGATGAAAATTAGAGTCTTTATGATTACAGGAGATAATGAAAGGACAGCCTATGCAATTGCAAATCAGGTGGGGATTGAAAATGTTCTTGCCGAAGTACTACCTCAAGACAAAGCATTTGAAGTTAAAAAGCTTCAAGATAATGGTGAAATAGTCGCATTTGTTGGTGACGGGATAAATGACGCCCCTGCACTTGCCCAGTCAGATGTTGGAATCGCCATAGGTAGCGGTACTGATGTTGCAATTGAAAGCGGGAAAATTGTGCTTATTAAAGATGATTTGATGGATGCAGTCTCTGGAATTCAGCTCAGTAAAAAGGTGATGTCACGGATTAAACAAAATTTATTCTGGGCCTTTGCATATAACAGCGCATTAATTCCAGTTGCTGCTGGAATATTATACTCAGTAAATATAACTTTTAGACCAGAATATGCTGCCTTTGCAATGGCCATGAGTTCTGTTACTATTGTTAGTCTCTCTTTGATGCTTAAAGGTTATGTTCCCCCTGCAAAGAAGATGAATCTTAACAAATAATAATATTTATTTTCATTAAAAATCATAATTTAACTGAGGTTAAAGGAATTATTTCCGGAACTTCGAAGATTTTTGAGGATTTGTGAGGTGAAAATCATGGCAGTAGATCCTGTATGTAAAATGGAAGTGAATGAAGATAATCCAAAATATGAAAGCGAATATAAAGGAAAAAAATACTATTTCTGTGCTCCCGCATGTAAAAAAATGTTTGATGAAAATCCAGAAGAATATACAGAAAAATAACACAAATCTTCTTTTATTAACAATTTTTAGGGTTTTTATGGTGATTCGATGGCAGATATTAAAATCGATGTTAAAGGCGAAACATGTCCTGTACCCCTGGTTGAAGTTCGCAAAGCGTTGCGAAAAGCTTCCCCTGGTGATATAGTGGAAGTTACAGGGACACATTCGGCTTCCAAAAAAGAAATACCTATGGCTGTTGAAGCTTTAGGTCTGGAATTAATGGATATCACCGAAGAAGACGGAATATGGAAAATTAAAATCCGGAGATAGGTGTTAAAATGATGGAAAAAGCCACTATTATTGTCCATAGTGGGGATATGGACAAAATATACAGCGCACT encodes the following:
- a CDS encoding sulfurtransferase TusA family protein; the protein is MADIKIDVKGETCPVPLVEVRKALRKASPGDIVEVTGTHSASKKEIPMAVEALGLELMDITEEDGIWKIKIRR
- a CDS encoding heavy metal translocating P-type ATPase, with translation MANKAKKAEIKVSGMSCATCALNIEKSLKNVEGVDEAKVNFGTERATVEYNPEKVKLSELENAVETAGYGVINEKVVIKIGGMTCAMCVKAIEDGLGRLDGISSVNVNLSSEKAYVNYNPRMVTVEDMKNTIEDIGYQYLGIEGEETEDLEEKVRIQDLKDKRNRMIVGFGVSIPLLLIMFFNVPLPIHMPYFMLIVSIIPFIYVSYPIFTAAYRAIKNRALNMDVMYSMGIGVAFASSILGTFNIVLTPEFMFYETALMLAAFLTLGRYLETRAIGRTSTAIKKLVGLQPKTAAVIRENRETEIPIEDVQIDDIVIVKPGEKIPTDGEVIEGESYVDESVITGESIPVIKNKGKSVIGGTFNQNGVLKFKTTKVGKDTVLSQIIKLVEDAQGSRPPVERIADKAVTYFIPTVLTIAIIAFSIWYFVYGSTLLLALTVLISILVIACPCALGLATPTAVTVGIGRGAELGILIKDGSALETSEKITSILFDKTGTLTKGKPEVTDIISAGSESANLLKYTASVERNSQHPLAKAIVKKAQEEGINPLEGKNFDTLGGKGVFGTIDGQKILVGNRALLKDKNIEITDEEEAQILKLENEGKTAILVAINNQFSGIIAVADTLKETTKSAIDELKKMKIRVFMITGDNERTAYAIANQVGIENVLAEVLPQDKAFEVKKLQDNGEIVAFVGDGINDAPALAQSDVGIAIGSGTDVAIESGKIVLIKDDLMDAVSGIQLSKKVMSRIKQNLFWAFAYNSALIPVAAGILYSVNITFRPEYAAFAMAMSSVTIVSLSLMLKGYVPPAKKMNLNK
- a CDS encoding amidohydrolase family protein, translating into MTYTLIYNGTLIDGNGNKPLSNAAILIKDNQIVDVGTEDSISLPDAEIKNIDVNGMFILPGFIDTHVHIMANGFKMEDTMYNPLSFYFYRGAENMRRTIDAGVTTVRDAGLADVGVKMAVEQGLIVGPRLLISVMPLSISGGHFDLWLNSGFDMKISYPGLPESICDGEEEVRKRVREILRAGADFIKVMVTGGVMSANDGPEHTQFTVEELKVMVQEGKFHDNVKVMAHGHGAEGIKNALKAGVYSIEHGTYLDDEAIQMMVDQGTYLIPTCVVIKYNKKFAESGDLPEYSREQAIEIVDVHDKNIRKAHEAGVRIVMGTDCGVVPHGLNLEELGFLCDIGMSPEEAIMAGTKNAAECLKADDKIGTIEKGKLADIIISKKDPIAHIKSLGNPDNVVLVMKEGKILKDLRT
- a CDS encoding YHS domain-containing protein, yielding MAVDPVCKMEVNEDNPKYESEYKGKKYYFCAPACKKMFDENPEEYTEK